In Prochlorococcus marinus XMU1410, the genomic window TTCATTATTGATTTAATGGGTTACTCTGCCGGATCAAGAATGGGAATATTATCTCAAAGGGTGGCACCTATACAAATCAGTTATTTAGCATATCCTTCGACTACTGGATCAAATCAAATGGATTACTTGTTAGCTGATAAACATGTTATTCCTGAAACAGAAGTTAATAACTTTACTGAAAAAGTAATAAATATTCCTGGAACATTTATGTGTTTTGACGACACTACAAAAATCTCAGAAAAGGTTATTAAAAATCAATTTTATAATTTCAAGAAAAATAGTTTTATAATGGTTGCTTTTCATAGACCGCAAAAATTTAATTTAAAGACTGTCTTATGTTGGTGCGAAATACTTAATTCAATTGAAAATAGCTTTTTATGGATTAAAAAGCCAAATAAATATTCCATGAGAAATCTTTTAGAATTTTTTGAAATGAGAGATATAGATCGTACTAAAATTATCTTTGCTGATAGAGAGCCTTCTTATGAAAAACATCTTTCAAGATATAAAGTTGGTGATTTATTGCTTGATACTTTTAACTACAACGGACACACTACGACAATTGAAGCTTTGTGGTCTGGACTCCCAGTAATCACTCTTCAAGGAAAAAATTTCGCATCAAGGGTAAGTGCAAGCATTTTAAGATCAATTGGTTTAGAGGAATTAATCGCAAAAACAATTAATGAATATAAGGAAAAAGTAATTTTTTATTCGAAAAATCCAAATGAAATTAATGTTCTCAAAAATAAGTTATCTAAATTGAAGAGTAATGGAGAATTGTTTAATACAGAAACTTTTACAATAAAGCTTGAGAATGTTTTAAAAGATTTAAAAAGATAATTAATGGACAAATTTACGTTGATAAATATGGATAGATCAAGGATAAAAGTTTTTGAACCATTTGAGGATGTATCTAAACCTTCTCCTTCTATTGATGCAATGATGATTTCCTATGGTTGTGTTTATAAGAGAAGTAGTAAACCAGTTATGAAGGGAAGCAGAGTGGAAACTATCGAATCAGCCAGGAAAGAATATAAGGAATTATTAGAGGAAGGATGGAAGAAAACAAGTATCTTCAATAGCTACTTTTAGGGAATCTTCGAAGATTCTAGAGCCTCCCCTAGAGCCCCTTTCTCATGTGAGAATGTAAACAATAAAAAAGAGAGTCTGGGAAACTCTCTAGTATGACTTGGTTTTTAAGAGTC contains:
- a CDS encoding DUF1651 domain-containing protein, whose protein sequence is MDKFTLINMDRSRIKVFEPFEDVSKPSPSIDAMMISYGCVYKRSSKPVMKGSRVETIESARKEYKELLEEGWKKTSIFNSYF